A genome region from Methanobacterium sp. includes the following:
- a CDS encoding PfkB family carbohydrate kinase — MAKFLIIGPVTRDTILKSGSKCKGIGGPVYYQAGVLSALKSDVTALVTVGKDDTSLLDNFPQDIKLKPVWGNKTTQFENFYPDENPNHRLQRACIPSNPIEISHLSPIDWDTFDAVLVSPLSPHDVPFETLKYIFEQEIPVYLGVQGYLRHLKGQKVVLKPLKHYKKFLTCADFLFLDEVEAGVIIDDSSLSLHEISRNLSLIGPGEVIITRGDRGSIVYSRHHDVTHQIPAFPSKERVDPTGLGDSYLAAYAFRRQEVSDPHECGIFASLVSSLKLENKGAFQGNRKLIEDKRSEFISLIQ, encoded by the coding sequence ATGGCTAAATTTTTGATTATCGGTCCTGTAACCCGTGACACTATTTTAAAAAGTGGTTCAAAATGTAAAGGTATTGGGGGGCCAGTTTATTATCAGGCCGGAGTTTTATCAGCCCTTAAATCGGATGTCACCGCCCTGGTGACTGTGGGAAAGGATGATACTAGTCTGCTCGATAATTTTCCTCAGGATATAAAGCTAAAACCTGTATGGGGTAACAAAACCACGCAATTTGAGAATTTTTATCCTGATGAGAATCCTAATCACCGGTTGCAGAGAGCCTGCATACCTTCTAATCCCATTGAAATCTCTCACCTGTCTCCCATTGATTGGGATACATTTGATGCGGTACTGGTTTCACCCCTTTCACCACACGACGTACCTTTTGAAACCCTTAAATACATCTTTGAGCAGGAAATACCAGTATATTTGGGAGTTCAGGGGTATCTACGTCATTTAAAAGGTCAAAAAGTAGTTTTAAAGCCACTGAAACATTATAAAAAGTTTTTAACATGTGCGGATTTCTTGTTCCTGGATGAGGTTGAAGCAGGGGTGATAATTGATGATTCATCCCTTTCTTTGCATGAAATTTCCAGGAATCTTTCTCTTATTGGTCCCGGGGAAGTGATTATCACCAGAGGAGATAGAGGATCTATTGTTTATTCCAGGCACCATGATGTTACCCATCAGATCCCTGCCTTTCCCTCAAAGGAAAGGGTGGATCCAACTGGCCTAGGTGATAGTTACCTGGCGGCCTATGCATTCAGAAGGCAGGAGGTATCGGATCCCCATGAGTGTGGAATTTTTGCTTCACTGGTATCCTCACTAAAATTAGAAAATAAAGGAGCATTTCAGGGTAATAGAAAATTAATCGAGGATAAACGTTCTGAGTTCATATCATTAATTCAATAA
- a CDS encoding PIG-L family deacetylase, with the protein MKKTFIILLLAIPLILFIALFPIFSVDNQNSSSGNNSNNNTSESPATGNITTNTSPDKVAFIIPHPDDETIGVGGTIQRIMENGSTVHFELMTSGDAVTSQLLTVKNYYNIEIPSNSTADYRKKLIREDSFKRVMAIFGTHYNIQSFDDGALNSEIVFTTMENLYLKEGYTVFYTTTGDGNGDHLACQQGMAKMKEKYPNLKYRQFPIYYYHATRAATTALTNNYTDVNVNTYAAKKKSAFQVYYNINTILNTFYPYSDGLYSIGPERIYYIN; encoded by the coding sequence ATGAAAAAAACATTCATCATTTTACTCCTGGCAATACCATTGATTTTATTTATCGCATTATTTCCCATATTTTCCGTAGACAATCAGAATTCGTCTTCGGGTAATAATTCTAATAATAATACCAGTGAATCACCTGCAACCGGAAACATAACTACCAATACTTCACCAGATAAAGTGGCGTTTATAATACCTCATCCAGATGATGAGACCATTGGTGTTGGTGGGACAATTCAAAGAATCATGGAAAACGGTTCTACAGTTCACTTTGAGCTTATGACATCGGGTGATGCTGTAACATCCCAGTTACTCACGGTAAAGAATTATTACAACATAGAAATTCCTTCAAATTCCACTGCAGACTATCGGAAGAAATTAATCCGGGAAGATTCATTTAAACGGGTTATGGCTATTTTTGGTACTCATTACAATATACAGAGCTTTGATGATGGTGCCTTGAACTCAGAGATTGTATTTACTACCATGGAAAATCTGTATCTTAAGGAAGGTTACACTGTCTTCTACACCACAACTGGAGATGGAAATGGGGATCATCTGGCCTGTCAGCAGGGAATGGCCAAGATGAAAGAGAAATATCCCAACCTGAAATACAGGCAGTTTCCTATTTACTATTATCATGCTACCAGAGCAGCTACCACTGCCCTGACCAACAATTACACTGATGTAAATGTCAACACATATGCTGCTAAAAAGAAGAGCGCATTTCAGGTTTATTACAATATAAACACCATTTTGAACACATTTTACCCTTACAGTGATGGTTTATACAGCATTGGCCCTGAAAGAATTTATTATATAAATTAA
- a CDS encoding sortase, with protein MKKYIIIGIAILAIVALIITVPFGSANIETKHYQNGEISFDYPASWQQVSGQGSQVVAFKDPETGMNVTVNRQVMPSGYNTTQDFVPEVIKESESNLKLTSSKKIDVNGKVGYDNTYQIQKNGSTIDQRELWVNANGALYSVIYSYPQEGFKVESLLKGLKGSENSAAFDAVKNSLKINSTKLADMPTFGTVSIPRLGVTWNIRSDTLNAMGAVYHYSSPDSTLPKSFYPGEKGSMGLLGHHTRYSAPFDNIDKLQIGDTVIINDYLTQKKYTYKVVSNNDIRYDYTTNVITFPAGIKELVLGTCWPEGFTAAERYTHCQLSSVDPLN; from the coding sequence TTGAAGAAGTACATTATTATAGGGATTGCTATTCTGGCTATAGTTGCACTCATCATTACCGTGCCATTTGGCAGTGCCAACATCGAAACTAAACATTATCAGAATGGTGAAATTTCTTTTGATTATCCTGCTAGTTGGCAGCAGGTTTCAGGGCAAGGGTCTCAAGTAGTTGCATTTAAAGACCCTGAAACTGGTATGAATGTTACTGTCAACCGCCAAGTAATGCCCTCAGGATACAATACCACGCAGGATTTTGTTCCAGAAGTTATTAAAGAATCAGAGAGTAACCTCAAACTTACATCCAGCAAGAAAATTGATGTGAACGGGAAGGTGGGTTACGATAACACCTACCAGATCCAGAAAAATGGTTCCACTATAGATCAAAGAGAGCTATGGGTAAATGCCAACGGAGCACTTTACAGTGTCATATATAGTTATCCTCAGGAAGGATTTAAAGTAGAATCCCTACTGAAAGGACTTAAAGGATCAGAAAATAGTGCTGCTTTTGATGCTGTTAAAAATAGTTTGAAGATCAACTCCACTAAACTGGCTGATATGCCTACCTTTGGAACGGTATCCATACCCAGACTGGGAGTGACCTGGAATATACGCTCCGATACTTTAAACGCAATGGGAGCTGTTTATCATTATTCTTCACCAGACAGTACTTTACCAAAAAGCTTTTACCCTGGTGAAAAAGGATCTATGGGATTACTAGGACACCATACTCGGTATTCCGCCCCATTTGACAATATAGATAAACTTCAAATCGGAGATACTGTCATTATTAATGACTATCTGACCCAGAAAAAATACACTTACAAAGTAGTTTCCAATAATGATATAAGATACGATTACACCACCAATGTAATCACATTCCCGGCTGGAATTAAAGAACTGGTCCTGGGTACTTGTTGGCCTGAAGGATTTACCGCTGCTGAAAGGTATACTCACTGTCAGTTAAGCTCTGTGGATCCACTCAATTAA
- a CDS encoding ATP-binding protein, producing the protein MNYYHDEKMQKIFKALKQPKNLDDLQLSDSFVKGLILKIISSYGTVKTSTINELTGIHWDILEESLSKMEKSGFCAPVSGGFLFSSVEYTITKKGREKVRGIAEENPYIGIAPVPYEEYFQIMKIQIHHRYPLEIPPEVVQETFHQVVGVDYAKEALIESCIIGKGIFVYGPPGTGKTFIISTMPDLLPPLVIPKYIEFGGKIIQLYDPDFHKMCEEQPNDPRWVKIYAPFVLTGAELNLNKLETNYDPNKGVYETSPLIKANGGILLIDDLGRQRDDHELILNRLIVPMENKKDVVYVRGIPVILHTHFIPAFSTNLDISIMDEAHLRRAPLHIFLQNPEIEEVTEVFRRNLEDLNEGFQPEVLARFMKVYQSKKEGGEGLQPSFAHARDVAQICQSVRINMGKDIIDTEVLEAALDKHVLVVLQRMNIDIAQISHKTRSFRLKTDDLERTYQELSHYGASLICYENNSIITDVDESTSPVELANYLHGKDIKVESIDLIAESEKELRRTLLNW; encoded by the coding sequence ATGAATTACTATCACGATGAAAAGATGCAAAAAATTTTCAAAGCCCTGAAACAACCCAAAAACTTGGATGATCTGCAGCTTTCAGACAGTTTCGTCAAGGGATTAATACTTAAAATCATCAGTAGTTACGGTACCGTGAAAACCAGTACCATCAATGAATTAACGGGTATTCACTGGGACATCCTGGAGGAAAGTTTAAGTAAGATGGAAAAAAGTGGTTTTTGCGCCCCTGTAAGTGGAGGGTTCCTCTTTTCCAGTGTTGAATACACCATAACCAAGAAAGGACGTGAAAAAGTTCGGGGAATTGCCGAAGAAAATCCCTATATTGGTATTGCCCCGGTCCCCTACGAAGAGTACTTTCAGATCATGAAGATCCAGATACACCACCGTTATCCCCTTGAAATCCCTCCAGAAGTAGTGCAGGAAACTTTCCACCAAGTGGTGGGGGTGGATTATGCTAAAGAAGCCCTTATTGAATCATGTATAATTGGTAAGGGAATTTTCGTCTACGGCCCCCCTGGAACTGGTAAAACCTTTATTATCAGCACCATGCCTGACCTTTTACCACCACTGGTGATTCCCAAGTACATAGAGTTTGGTGGGAAAATTATACAACTTTACGATCCTGATTTTCATAAGATGTGTGAAGAACAACCCAATGATCCCCGCTGGGTTAAGATTTACGCCCCATTTGTTCTAACAGGTGCTGAACTTAATTTAAACAAGCTGGAAACCAATTATGATCCTAACAAGGGTGTTTATGAAACCTCTCCACTGATTAAAGCCAATGGAGGTATCCTGTTAATTGATGATCTGGGAAGACAGCGTGATGACCATGAACTCATCCTCAACCGGCTGATTGTGCCCATGGAAAACAAGAAGGATGTGGTTTACGTGCGTGGTATTCCAGTTATCCTGCACACCCACTTCATTCCCGCATTTTCCACTAACCTGGACATAAGCATCATGGATGAAGCACACCTTCGCCGTGCTCCTCTGCATATTTTCCTTCAAAATCCGGAAATTGAAGAGGTTACTGAAGTTTTCCGCAGGAACCTGGAGGATCTCAATGAGGGTTTCCAGCCGGAAGTCCTGGCCCGATTCATGAAGGTTTACCAGTCCAAAAAAGAAGGGGGGGAAGGCCTGCAACCCAGCTTCGCCCATGCTCGTGATGTTGCCCAGATCTGTCAATCAGTGCGCATTAACATGGGCAAAGACATCATAGATACCGAAGTCCTGGAAGCAGCTCTGGATAAGCATGTTCTGGTGGTGCTGCAGCGGATGAACATTGATATAGCTCAGATTTCCCATAAAACTCGTTCATTCAGATTGAAGACCGATGATCTGGAAAGAACTTACCAGGAATTATCTCACTACGGTGCCAGTCTCATATGCTATGAAAATAACTCAATAATCACCGATGTGGATGAAAGCACCAGTCCGGTGGAATTAGCAAATTATTTGCACGGTAAAGACATCAAAGTCGAAAGTATTGATTTAATAGCAGAGTCAGAGAAAGAATTGAGAAGGACACTGTTAAACTGGTGA
- a CDS encoding TIGR02253 family HAD-type hydrolase, whose amino-acid sequence MIKAVFFDIDDTLYDTSGFAKLARKAALQAMIDAGLPLSQQEAYLLLREIIKEKGSNYDKHFNILTKRVMGEEKPLLIALGMITYHNVKFALLRLFPDTMSTLIYLKKSNYQMGVISNGLTIKQWEKLIRLGLYHFFEDVVTSQEAGSEKPDRKIFQLALERMGCQAEESVMVGNKFSEDILGATKAGMSAILVNSQLTEAEKELIKTEGLKVNVVSDINHVKTIL is encoded by the coding sequence ATGATCAAGGCTGTTTTTTTTGATATAGATGATACACTATATGATACGTCTGGTTTTGCTAAATTGGCCCGTAAGGCTGCCTTGCAAGCTATGATAGATGCGGGTTTACCCCTATCACAACAGGAGGCCTACCTTCTTTTAAGGGAGATCATCAAAGAGAAGGGATCCAACTACGATAAACACTTCAATATTTTAACCAAAAGAGTTATGGGGGAGGAAAAACCACTTCTCATTGCTCTGGGTATGATAACTTATCATAACGTTAAATTTGCTCTTTTAAGACTTTTCCCAGACACCATGTCCACTCTCATATATCTAAAGAAAAGTAATTATCAGATGGGAGTTATCTCCAATGGTTTAACCATTAAACAGTGGGAAAAACTCATCCGACTGGGTTTATATCATTTCTTCGAGGATGTGGTAACATCCCAGGAAGCCGGATCTGAAAAACCAGACCGTAAAATATTCCAACTTGCCCTGGAACGTATGGGATGCCAGGCGGAAGAATCAGTTATGGTGGGAAATAAGTTCAGTGAAGATATATTGGGAGCAACCAAAGCAGGTATGTCTGCAATACTGGTCAATTCCCAACTAACTGAAGCTGAGAAAGAACTTATTAAAACAGAAGGTTTAAAGGTTAACGTGGTTTCAGACATTAACCATGTGAAAACTATACTCTAG
- a CDS encoding DNA polymerase domain-containing protein, translating to MDKSIKESVDKFLVSVNQELPQGMELEFEGFYERGFFVTKKRYALIQDDKIVVKGLELVRRDWAPVAKKTQEKVMMAILRDGSPDKAAKIIKEVIDQIKKGETPLKDLVIHTQLTKNPDKYQQRAPHVLAAKKAIARGRKVGRGSIIRYIVIKGRGPISQRAEPLEDADVANYDPNYYIDNQVLPAVSRIIDSLGYSQDEIVHQEKQSSLDAFF from the coding sequence TTGGACAAATCGATTAAAGAAAGTGTGGACAAGTTCTTGGTTTCGGTTAACCAGGAATTACCCCAGGGAATGGAACTTGAATTTGAAGGATTCTATGAAAGGGGTTTCTTTGTCACCAAAAAAAGGTATGCCCTTATACAGGATGATAAAATTGTGGTTAAGGGTTTGGAGTTAGTTCGGAGAGATTGGGCTCCAGTTGCTAAAAAAACCCAGGAAAAAGTAATGATGGCTATTTTAAGGGATGGATCTCCTGATAAAGCTGCTAAAATTATTAAAGAAGTAATTGACCAGATTAAAAAGGGTGAAACTCCTCTTAAAGATCTGGTGATCCACACTCAGCTTACCAAAAATCCTGATAAATATCAGCAAAGAGCACCGCACGTTCTCGCTGCTAAAAAGGCCATTGCAAGAGGGCGGAAAGTGGGACGTGGCTCCATAATAAGATACATAGTGATTAAAGGAAGGGGTCCCATAAGCCAACGAGCAGAACCCCTTGAAGATGCTGATGTGGCCAACTACGATCCCAACTATTACATTGACAATCAGGTCCTGCCGGCAGTTTCCAGGATAATTGATTCATTGGGTTATTCCCAGGATGAGATTGTTCACCAGGAAAAACAGAGTAGTTTAGATGCATTTTTTTAA
- a CDS encoding 30S ribosomal protein S8e, with translation MAIWQGTSVRKATGARAKTNRNKRKMEFGREPAETKIGDRKIKTIRTKGGNEKIRLTNAEKINVVDPKTKKVQLAEITSVVENHANTHFVRRNIITKGAVVETSAGKVKVTSRPGQDGIINGILMEE, from the coding sequence ATGGCAATTTGGCAAGGAACATCCGTGAGAAAAGCTACTGGTGCGCGGGCTAAGACTAATCGTAACAAAAGAAAAATGGAATTCGGTAGGGAACCTGCAGAAACCAAAATTGGAGACAGGAAGATCAAAACCATAAGAACCAAAGGTGGTAACGAGAAGATACGTCTCACCAATGCGGAGAAAATCAACGTGGTTGATCCTAAAACCAAGAAGGTGCAGTTAGCCGAGATCACCAGTGTGGTGGAAAACCATGCTAACACTCACTTCGTAAGGAGAAATATCATCACCAAGGGTGCTGTTGTTGAAACCAGTGCAGGTAAGGTTAAAGTGACCTCCCGACCTGGTCAAGATGGTATTATCAACGGAATCCTCATGGAAGAATAG
- the ercA gene encoding alcohol dehydrogenase-like regulatory protein ErcA, with the protein MESVLELRKFVAPEFIFGSGARLLVGRYAKNFGARKVLIVTDPDIRGSGLVNPVFDALKDEKIDYEIYSDIKSNPTALQVMEGAKVYLNENCNFIVAVGGGSAMDCAKAIGIVSSNKKEVNEFEGVDKVQIPSPPLICIPTTAGSAADVSQFAIITDSRRKLKMAIVSKTVVPDVALIDPETTLTMDRSLTINTGFDVLSHAVEAFVSNASSPITDLHALEAIKLVASNLIPVSNDLGNIDLRAKMMLSSLNAGLAFSNASLGLVHAMAHSLGGFLDLPHGECNALLLDHVVGFNFDEESRKYKEIARALGLEIDGMNDEEIKITLINGIRDLKAEADVNYSLKDVGVTASDIPELAGKAMNDACIITNPRRPTQKDVEEIFKNAL; encoded by the coding sequence ATGGAAAGTGTATTGGAATTAAGAAAATTCGTGGCTCCAGAATTTATCTTTGGTTCAGGGGCACGATTACTGGTAGGGAGATATGCTAAAAATTTTGGGGCCCGAAAAGTGTTAATTGTCACAGACCCTGATATCAGAGGTTCAGGACTGGTTAACCCTGTTTTTGATGCTTTAAAAGATGAAAAAATTGATTATGAGATATATTCAGATATTAAATCAAACCCCACTGCACTTCAGGTTATGGAAGGAGCCAAAGTTTACTTAAATGAAAATTGCAACTTCATTGTGGCAGTGGGTGGCGGGAGTGCCATGGACTGTGCCAAGGCCATAGGGATTGTCAGCTCCAACAAAAAAGAGGTAAATGAATTTGAAGGTGTGGACAAAGTTCAAATCCCATCTCCACCCCTTATATGCATCCCCACAACTGCAGGAAGTGCAGCAGATGTCTCCCAATTTGCAATTATAACTGATTCCCGAAGAAAATTAAAAATGGCCATAGTTAGTAAAACTGTGGTACCGGATGTGGCCCTGATTGATCCGGAAACAACACTTACCATGGACCGATCTTTAACAATCAACACCGGTTTTGATGTTTTAAGCCATGCAGTAGAGGCATTTGTATCCAATGCCAGTTCCCCTATCACTGATCTGCATGCACTGGAAGCCATCAAGCTGGTCGCATCTAACCTTATTCCAGTCAGCAATGATCTGGGTAATATTGATCTGAGGGCTAAAATGATGTTGAGCTCTTTAAATGCAGGATTAGCATTTTCCAATGCAAGCCTTGGATTGGTGCATGCAATGGCACATAGTCTGGGTGGTTTCCTGGATCTGCCCCATGGAGAATGCAATGCACTACTTCTGGATCATGTGGTGGGATTTAACTTTGATGAAGAGAGCAGAAAATACAAGGAAATTGCCAGAGCTTTGGGCCTGGAAATTGATGGAATGAATGATGAAGAAATTAAAATAACTCTAATAAATGGAATAAGGGATTTGAAAGCTGAAGCTGATGTAAATTACTCCCTTAAGGATGTTGGAGTCACTGCCAGTGATATTCCTGAACTTGCGGGTAAAGCCATGAATGACGCCTGCATCATAACCAATCCCCGGAGACCAACCCAGAAGGATGTAGAGGAGATATTTAAAAATGCGCTCTGA
- a CDS encoding histidine kinase dimerization/phosphoacceptor domain -containing protein: protein MRSDLEDNWDSIREKIIGLGEQSIRKSYYPELQQRLSELERFRALLDETNEAIFLSEVPSGHFADVNNSACQQLGYHAGKMLEMKVEDIIAPDKLDEMRTIIFSLFDGKHLQNRKTIETVLQRSDNSQINVEMSISLVKFGDIFYTVMVARDITERKEFENALKSSLKEKEVLIREIHHRVKNNMQIISSLLNLQKQYVNDEEAVNVLKESQNRVKSMAMIHEKLYKSRNFSEINFADYIRSLVSDLFYSYGVDSNRVKTIIVLEEVMMGLETAIPCGLIVSELVTNTLKYAFPPQEKGEFRIELHSYKDGLYDLIISDNGVGIPENIDFDETDTLGLQLVNSLVNQLEGTVELTRHNGTEFKIKFKELEYKERM from the coding sequence ATGCGCTCTGATCTAGAGGATAATTGGGATTCCATTCGTGAGAAAATAATAGGATTAGGCGAACAATCCATAAGAAAAAGTTACTATCCAGAACTGCAGCAGAGACTCTCTGAACTGGAAAGATTCAGGGCACTGTTGGATGAAACCAATGAAGCAATTTTTCTTTCAGAAGTTCCATCTGGCCATTTTGCAGATGTGAATAATTCCGCCTGCCAACAGCTGGGATATCATGCTGGAAAAATGCTGGAAATGAAAGTGGAGGATATAATTGCTCCCGATAAACTGGATGAAATGAGAACAATTATTTTCAGTTTATTTGATGGGAAACACCTCCAAAACCGCAAAACCATTGAAACAGTCTTACAACGTAGTGACAACTCCCAGATCAATGTGGAAATGAGCATAAGTCTGGTAAAGTTCGGTGATATATTCTACACAGTAATGGTGGCCAGGGACATTACCGAGCGAAAAGAGTTTGAAAATGCTCTCAAATCTTCACTTAAAGAAAAAGAAGTCCTAATAAGGGAAATCCATCACAGAGTTAAAAATAACATGCAGATTATTTCCAGTTTACTCAACCTCCAGAAACAGTACGTTAACGATGAAGAGGCTGTTAACGTTCTTAAAGAAAGCCAGAACAGGGTTAAATCCATGGCAATGATCCATGAAAAACTCTATAAATCACGCAATTTCTCGGAAATTAACTTCGCAGACTACATCCGGAGTCTGGTTTCTGATCTATTCTATTCCTATGGTGTGGATTCAAACCGGGTTAAAACCATCATTGTGCTGGAAGAAGTGATGATGGGGCTGGAAACAGCCATTCCCTGTGGTCTTATCGTAAGTGAACTGGTAACTAACACCCTGAAATATGCGTTTCCCCCTCAGGAGAAGGGTGAGTTCAGAATTGAACTCCATTCATATAAGGATGGTCTTTACGACCTGATCATCAGTGATAATGGTGTGGGGATACCGGAAAACATAGACTTTGACGAGACTGACACACTGGGATTACAACTGGTAAACAGCCTGGTGAATCAACTGGAAGGTACCGTTGAATTAACCAGACATAATGGGACTGAGTTCAAGATCAAGTTTAAAGAGCTGGAGTATAAAGAACGGATGTAA